From Pseudomonas vanderleydeniana, the proteins below share one genomic window:
- a CDS encoding GlpM family protein, giving the protein MLKAALGAVVVLLLAALSKTRNYYIAGLVPLFPTFALIAHYIVGKGRSVEDLKTTIVFGMWSIIPYFIYLAVLYVMLDRLRLELSLAVAVLAWLIAATVLVSLWLRLHG; this is encoded by the coding sequence ATCCTCAAGGCAGCCCTCGGCGCGGTGGTGGTACTGCTGCTCGCCGCCCTGTCGAAGACCCGCAACTACTACATCGCGGGGCTCGTCCCGCTGTTCCCGACCTTCGCCCTGATCGCCCACTACATCGTCGGCAAGGGCCGTTCGGTGGAAGACCTCAAGACCACCATCGTCTTCGGCATGTGGTCGATCATCCCGTACTTCATCTACCTGGCCGTGCTCTACGTGATGCTCGACCGGCTGCGCCTGGAGCTGTCCCTGGCGGTGGCGGTCCTGGCCTGGCTGATCGCCGCGACCGTGCTGGTCAGCCTGTGGCTGCGCCTGCACGGCTGA
- a CDS encoding amino acid ABC transporter permease has translation MEFDFSDIVPAIPGLWNGMLMTLQLMALGVVGGIIIGTVLALMRLSHNKLLSSIAGAYVNYFRSIPLLLVITWFYLAVPFVLRWITGEDTPIGAFTSCIIAFMMFEAAYFCEIVRAGVQSIPKGQMGAAQALGMGYGQTMRLIILPQAFRKMTPLLLQQSIILFQDTSLVYTVGLVDFLNSARSSGDIVGRSNEFLIFAGLIYFIISFAASQLVKRLQKRFAI, from the coding sequence ATGGAATTCGATTTCAGCGACATCGTCCCGGCCATTCCCGGCCTGTGGAACGGCATGCTGATGACCCTGCAACTGATGGCCCTTGGCGTCGTCGGCGGGATCATCATCGGCACCGTCCTGGCCCTGATGCGCCTGTCCCACAACAAGCTGCTGTCGAGCATCGCCGGCGCCTACGTCAACTATTTCCGCTCGATTCCGCTGCTGCTGGTGATCACCTGGTTCTACCTGGCGGTCCCGTTCGTGCTGCGCTGGATCACCGGCGAAGACACGCCGATCGGCGCGTTCACCTCCTGCATCATCGCCTTCATGATGTTCGAGGCAGCGTACTTCTGTGAAATCGTCCGGGCCGGCGTGCAATCGATCCCCAAGGGCCAGATGGGTGCCGCCCAGGCGCTGGGCATGGGCTACGGCCAGACCATGCGTCTGATCATCCTGCCGCAGGCGTTCCGCAAGATGACCCCGCTGCTGCTGCAGCAAAGCATCATCCTGTTCCAGGACACCTCGCTGGTCTATACCGTGGGCCTGGTGGATTTCCTCAACTCCGCGCGCTCGAGCGGTGACATCGTCGGGCGCTCCAACGAGTTCCTGATCTTCGCCGGCCTGATCTACTTCATCATCAGCTTTGCCGCCTCGCAGCTGGTCAAGCGTCTGCAAAAAAGGTTTGCCATATGA
- the glpK gene encoding glycerol kinase GlpK, whose protein sequence is MTDIQNKNYIIALDQGTTSSRAIIFDRDANVVCTAQREFQQHYPQAGWVEHDPMEIFATQSAVMVEALAQAGLHHDQVAAIGITNQRETTVVWDKTTGRPIYNAIVWQCRRSTEICQQLKRDGHEEYIRETTGLVTDPYFSGTKLKWILDNVEGSRERARNGELLFGTVDSWLIWKFTGGKTHVTDYTNASRTLLFNIHTLQWDSKMLEILDIPREMLPEVKSSSEIYGRTKSGIAIGGIAGDQQAALFGQMCVEPGQAKNTYGTGCFLLMNTGTNAVKSNHGMLTTIACGPRGEVAYALEGAVFNGGSTVQWLRDELKIVNDAYDTEYFANKVKDSNGVYLVPAFTGLGAPYWDPYARGALFGLTRGVKVDHIIRAALESIAYQTRDVLDAMQQDSGERLKALRVDGGAVANNFLMQFQADILGTQVERPQMRETTALGAAYLAGLACGFWGSLEELRGKAVIEREFEPQLAEAEKEKLYGGWKKAVSRTRDWEPHEGSN, encoded by the coding sequence ATGACCGACATTCAGAATAAGAACTACATCATTGCCCTCGATCAGGGTACGACCAGCTCCCGGGCAATCATCTTCGACCGCGACGCCAACGTGGTCTGCACCGCCCAGCGCGAATTCCAGCAACACTACCCACAAGCCGGCTGGGTCGAGCACGACCCAATGGAAATCTTCGCCACCCAGAGCGCGGTGATGGTCGAGGCCCTGGCACAAGCCGGCCTGCACCATGACCAGGTCGCGGCGATCGGTATCACCAACCAGCGCGAAACCACCGTGGTCTGGGACAAGACCACCGGCCGGCCGATCTACAACGCGATCGTCTGGCAATGCCGTCGCAGCACCGAGATCTGCCAGCAGCTCAAGCGCGACGGGCATGAAGAGTACATCCGTGAAACCACCGGCCTGGTCACCGACCCCTACTTCTCCGGCACCAAGCTGAAGTGGATTCTCGACAACGTCGAAGGCAGCCGCGAACGCGCGCGCAACGGCGAGCTGCTGTTCGGCACCGTCGACAGCTGGCTGATCTGGAAATTCACCGGCGGCAAGACCCACGTCACCGACTACACCAACGCCTCGCGCACCCTGCTCTTCAACATCCACACCCTGCAGTGGGATTCGAAGATGCTGGAAATCCTGGACATTCCCCGGGAAATGCTCCCGGAAGTGAAGTCGTCCTCGGAAATCTACGGTCGCACCAAGAGCGGCATCGCCATCGGCGGCATCGCCGGCGACCAGCAGGCCGCCCTGTTCGGCCAGATGTGCGTGGAACCGGGCCAGGCCAAGAACACCTACGGCACCGGCTGCTTCCTGCTGATGAACACCGGCACCAATGCGGTGAAGTCCAACCACGGCATGCTCACCACCATCGCCTGCGGCCCGCGCGGCGAAGTGGCCTATGCCCTGGAAGGCGCGGTGTTCAACGGTGGTTCCACCGTGCAGTGGCTGCGTGACGAGCTGAAAATCGTCAACGATGCCTACGACACCGAATACTTCGCCAACAAGGTCAAGGACAGCAACGGCGTCTACCTGGTGCCGGCCTTCACCGGCCTGGGCGCACCGTACTGGGACCCCTATGCCCGTGGCGCACTGTTCGGCCTGACCCGTGGCGTAAAGGTGGACCACATCATCCGTGCCGCGCTGGAATCGATCGCCTACCAGACCCGCGACGTGCTCGACGCCATGCAGCAGGACTCCGGCGAACGCCTCAAGGCCCTGCGCGTGGACGGTGGCGCCGTGGCCAACAACTTCCTGATGCAGTTCCAGGCCGACATCCTGGGCACCCAGGTCGAGCGCCCGCAAATGCGTGAGACCACCGCCCTCGGCGCCGCCTACCTGGCCGGCCTGGCCTGTGGTTTCTGGGGCAGCCTGGAAGAGCTGCGCGGCAAGGCGGTCATCGAGCGCGAGTTCGAACCGCAACTGGCCGAAGCCGAGAAGGAAAAACTCTACGGTGGCTGGAAAAAGGCCGTGAGCCGCACCCGTGACTGGGAACCGCACGAAGGCAGCAACTGA
- the glpD gene encoding glycerol-3-phosphate dehydrogenase, whose product MTSTTLPAPPLAEIYDIAVIGGGINGVGIAADAAGRGLSVFLCEKDDLASHTSSASSKLIHGGLRYLEHYEFRLVREALAEREVLLAKAPHIVKPMRFVLPHRPHLRPAWMIRAGLFLYDHLGKREKLAGSRSLKFGADSALKAEISRGFEYSDCWVDDARLVVLNAMAAREKGAHIHTRTRCTSARRTKGLWQLEMERADGVRFSIQAKALVNAAGPWVAKFIKDDLKLDSPYGIRLIQGSHLIVPRLYEGEHAHILQNEDQRIVFTIPYLERFTLIGTTDREYQGDPAKVAITEAETDYLLKVVNAHFKKQLARSDILHSYSGVRPLCNDESDNPSAVTRDYTLALSATAGEAPLLSVFGGKLTTYRKLAESAMGQLAPFFTQMRPSWTASSTLPGGEDMTTPQALAEAIRKRLDWVPSEIARRWASTYGSRTWRLLEGVQTLADLGEHLGGGLYSHEVDYLCREEWATSAQDILWRRSKLGLFTSPEQQQNLQGYLDKLEQARGKIEAA is encoded by the coding sequence ATGACTTCCACCACCTTGCCTGCACCACCCCTTGCCGAGATCTATGACATCGCCGTGATTGGCGGTGGCATCAATGGTGTCGGGATTGCCGCGGACGCAGCCGGTCGCGGCCTGTCGGTGTTCCTTTGCGAAAAGGATGATCTGGCCAGCCACACGTCGTCAGCCAGTAGCAAGCTGATCCATGGCGGCCTGCGCTACCTCGAACACTATGAGTTCCGCCTGGTACGTGAAGCCCTGGCCGAGCGTGAAGTGCTGCTGGCCAAGGCGCCGCACATCGTCAAGCCGATGCGTTTCGTCCTGCCGCATCGCCCGCACCTGCGCCCGGCCTGGATGATCCGCGCCGGCCTGTTCCTCTATGACCACCTGGGCAAACGCGAGAAACTCGCCGGTTCGCGCAGCCTCAAGTTCGGCGCCGATAGCGCACTCAAGGCAGAAATCTCCCGAGGCTTCGAATACTCCGACTGCTGGGTCGACGACGCCCGCCTGGTGGTACTCAATGCCATGGCCGCCCGGGAAAAGGGCGCGCATATCCACACCCGTACCCGTTGCACCAGCGCCCGTCGTACCAAGGGCTTGTGGCAACTGGAGATGGAGCGCGCCGATGGCGTGCGTTTCTCGATCCAGGCCAAGGCCCTGGTGAACGCGGCCGGCCCCTGGGTCGCCAAGTTCATCAAGGACGACCTGAAGCTGGATTCGCCCTACGGCATCCGCCTGATCCAGGGCAGCCACCTGATCGTGCCCCGACTGTACGAGGGTGAACACGCGCACATCCTGCAGAACGAGGACCAGCGTATCGTGTTCACCATTCCGTACCTGGAACGCTTCACGCTGATCGGCACCACCGACCGCGAGTACCAGGGCGACCCGGCCAAGGTGGCGATCACCGAGGCGGAAACCGATTACCTGCTCAAGGTGGTCAACGCGCACTTCAAGAAGCAGCTGGCCCGCAGCGATATCCTGCACAGCTACTCCGGTGTGCGCCCGCTGTGCAACGACGAGTCCGACAACCCGTCGGCGGTGACCCGCGACTACACCCTGGCGCTGTCGGCTACCGCCGGGGAGGCGCCGCTGTTGTCGGTGTTCGGCGGCAAGCTGACCACCTACCGCAAGCTGGCCGAATCGGCCATGGGCCAGCTGGCACCGTTCTTCACCCAGATGCGGCCGAGCTGGACCGCCAGCTCGACCCTGCCGGGCGGCGAAGACATGACCACGCCACAGGCCCTGGCCGAGGCAATCCGCAAGCGCTTGGACTGGGTACCAAGCGAAATCGCCCGGCGCTGGGCCAGCACCTACGGCAGCCGCACCTGGCGATTGCTGGAAGGCGTACAGACGCTGGCCGACCTCGGCGAACACCTCGGCGGCGGTCTCTACAGCCACGAAGTCGATTACCTGTGCCGCGAAGAATGGGCGACCAGCGCCCAGGACATCCTCTGGCGTCGCAGCAAGCTGGGGCTGTTCACCAGCCCTGAGCAACAACAGAACCTGCAAGGCTACCTCGACAAGCTCGAGCAGGCTCGCGGCAAGATCGAAGCGGCCTGA
- a CDS encoding amino acid ABC transporter permease codes for MNYNWDWGVFFKTTGVGSETYLDWFIAGLGWTIAISIVGWIIALTLGSILGVMRTVPNRLVAGIATCYVELFRNVPLLVQLFIWYFLVPDLLPQNLQDWFKQDLNPTTSAYISVVICLGLFTAARVCEQVRTGIQALPRGQESAARAMGFKLPQIYWNVLLPQAYRIIIPPLTSEFLNIFKNSSVASLIGLMELLAQTKQTAEFSANLFEAFTLATLIYFTLNMSLMLLMRLVEKKVSVPGLISVGGK; via the coding sequence ATGAATTACAACTGGGATTGGGGCGTGTTCTTCAAGACCACCGGCGTTGGCAGCGAGACCTATCTCGACTGGTTCATCGCCGGGCTGGGCTGGACCATCGCGATCTCCATCGTGGGCTGGATCATTGCATTGACCCTGGGTTCCATACTCGGCGTGATGCGCACCGTGCCCAACCGCCTGGTCGCCGGCATCGCGACCTGCTACGTGGAACTGTTCCGCAACGTCCCGCTGCTGGTGCAACTGTTCATCTGGTACTTCCTGGTACCCGACCTGCTGCCGCAGAACCTGCAGGACTGGTTCAAGCAGGACCTGAACCCAACCACCTCGGCCTACATCAGCGTGGTCATCTGCCTCGGCCTGTTCACCGCCGCCCGCGTCTGCGAGCAGGTACGCACCGGTATCCAGGCACTGCCCCGCGGCCAGGAATCGGCCGCCCGCGCCATGGGCTTCAAGCTGCCGCAGATCTACTGGAACGTGCTGCTGCCCCAGGCCTACCGGATCATCATTCCGCCGCTGACCTCGGAATTCCTGAACATCTTCAAGAACTCCTCCGTCGCCTCGCTGATCGGCCTGATGGAACTGCTCGCGCAGACCAAGCAGACCGCCGAGTTCTCCGCCAACCTGTTCGAAGCCTTCACCCTGGCGACGCTGATCTATTTCACCCTGAACATGAGCCTGATGCTGCTCATGCGCCTGGTCGAGAAGAAAGTCTCGGTGCCCGGCCTGATCTCCGTAGGGGGTAAATGA
- a CDS encoding sensor histidine kinase: MKCDPNLYRATPPSLAVKPRLIRHLFLPPLIILLMIGLGYAGYRISEHYGIRTLSENGERALELHARTVESELSKYTYLPSLLELESSVSDLLREPDAGHRQTVNEYLEGLNRRSRSRAIYVLDTTGRVLATSNWRDSDSYLGEDLSFRAYFQDAVRGQPGRFYGIGSTLGEPGYYLAHGLEEQGKIIGVAVIKVRLEALEERWQRARLEAFVSDENGIIILSSDPSRRLKSVRPLTPEIKDRLARSLQYYWWPLNELQPLARERLGDGVETLTFPANTELVKDGDNVSYLAQTRRLADTPWDFTLLTPLQDLRREAANQGILVAVAFALVAFLLIAWNERRKVLATRLAAREALQEANSQLERRITERTTDLRASNDRLKDQIRERRQAEETLRRAQDELVQAGKLAAIGQMSTSIAHELNQPLAALRTLSGNTIRFLERGELEVASTNLRTINDLIDRMGRITASLRAFARRGDDQGEANLGKSIDAALQVLGNRIEAMHLEIHRDHDDVQLAIDPTRLEQILVNLFGNALDAMQAQPLPELWLEGDFADGKYRLQVRDNGHGIGLEARKHLFEPFFTTKPGAQGLGLGLTLSASLAAAAGGNLGVEHPSSGGTAFVLHLPRVNPAKIEPI, encoded by the coding sequence ATGAAATGCGACCCCAATCTCTATCGTGCGACGCCGCCATCACTCGCCGTGAAACCCCGCCTGATCCGTCATCTCTTCCTGCCGCCGCTGATCATCCTGCTGATGATCGGCCTCGGCTATGCCGGCTACCGTATCAGCGAGCACTACGGCATCCGCACCCTCAGCGAAAACGGCGAGCGGGCGCTGGAGCTGCATGCGCGCACCGTCGAAAGCGAACTCAGCAAGTACACCTACCTGCCCAGCCTGCTGGAGCTTGAATCCAGCGTCTCGGATCTGCTGCGCGAGCCCGACGCCGGCCACCGCCAGACCGTCAACGAATACCTTGAGGGCCTCAACCGCCGCAGCCGCAGCCGGGCGATCTACGTGCTCGACACCACGGGCCGCGTGCTGGCCACCAGCAACTGGCGCGACAGCGACAGCTACCTGGGCGAGGACCTGTCGTTCCGCGCCTATTTCCAGGATGCCGTACGCGGCCAGCCCGGACGCTTCTACGGTATCGGCAGCACCCTCGGCGAGCCCGGCTACTACCTGGCCCACGGCCTGGAAGAGCAAGGCAAGATCATCGGCGTGGCAGTGATCAAGGTCCGTCTCGAAGCGCTGGAGGAACGCTGGCAGCGCGCCCGCCTGGAAGCCTTCGTCAGCGACGAGAACGGCATCATCATTCTCTCCAGTGACCCGAGCCGGCGCCTCAAGTCGGTCCGCCCGCTGACACCGGAGATCAAGGATCGCCTGGCGCGCAGCCTGCAATACTACTGGTGGCCGCTCAACGAACTGCAGCCGCTGGCCCGTGAGCGCCTCGGCGACGGCGTCGAGACCCTGACCTTCCCGGCCAACACGGAACTGGTCAAGGACGGCGACAACGTCAGCTACCTGGCCCAGACCCGACGACTGGCCGACACCCCGTGGGACTTCACCCTGCTCACTCCGCTGCAGGACCTGCGGCGCGAAGCCGCCAACCAGGGCATCCTGGTCGCGGTGGCCTTTGCCCTGGTGGCGTTTCTGCTGATCGCCTGGAACGAGCGACGCAAGGTGCTCGCCACCCGCCTGGCGGCACGCGAGGCCCTGCAGGAAGCCAACAGCCAGCTGGAGCGGCGCATCACCGAACGCACCACCGACCTGCGCGCCAGCAACGACCGGCTCAAGGACCAGATCCGCGAACGACGCCAGGCCGAGGAAACCCTGCGCCGGGCCCAGGACGAACTGGTCCAGGCTGGCAAGCTGGCCGCCATCGGCCAGATGTCCACCAGCATCGCCCACGAGCTGAACCAACCGCTGGCGGCCCTGCGCACCCTGTCCGGCAACACCATTCGGTTTCTCGAACGCGGCGAGCTGGAAGTCGCCAGCACCAATCTGCGGACCATCAACGACCTGATCGACCGCATGGGCCGCATCACCGCCAGCCTGCGGGCCTTCGCCCGCCGTGGCGACGACCAGGGCGAAGCCAACCTGGGCAAGTCGATCGATGCCGCCCTGCAGGTGCTGGGCAACCGTATCGAGGCCATGCACCTGGAAATTCATCGCGACCACGACGACGTCCAGCTGGCGATCGACCCGACCCGCCTGGAGCAGATCCTGGTCAACCTGTTCGGCAATGCTCTCGACGCCATGCAGGCCCAGCCGCTGCCGGAGCTCTGGCTGGAAGGCGATTTCGCCGACGGCAAGTATCGCCTGCAGGTACGCGACAACGGCCACGGTATCGGGCTGGAAGCACGCAAGCACCTGTTCGAGCCCTTCTTCACCACCAAGCCCGGCGCCCAGGGCCTGGGCCTGGGCCTGACGCTCTCGGCGAGCCTGGCGGCAGCCGCCGGCGGCAACCTGGGCGTGGAACACCCGAGCAGCGGCGGCACCGCCTTCGTCCTCCATTTACCGCGGGTCAACCCTGCCAAGATCGAACCGATATGA
- a CDS encoding amino acid ABC transporter ATP-binding protein — MISIKNVNKWYGDFQVLTDCSTEVKKGEVVVVCGPSGSGKSTLIKCVNALEPFQKGDIVVDGTSIADPKTDLPKLRSRVGMVFQHFELFPHLTITENLTIAQIKVLGRSKEEATKKGLQLLDRVGLSAHAHKHPGQLSGGQQQRVAIARALAMDPIVMLFDEPTSALDPEMVNEVLDVMVQLAQEGMTMMCVTHEMGFARKVASRVIFMDQGKIIEDCNKEEFFGDINARSDRAQHFLEKILQH, encoded by the coding sequence ATGATCTCTATCAAGAACGTCAACAAGTGGTATGGCGACTTCCAGGTGCTGACCGATTGCAGCACCGAAGTCAAAAAGGGTGAAGTGGTGGTGGTCTGCGGCCCCTCGGGTTCGGGCAAGTCGACCCTGATCAAGTGCGTCAACGCCCTGGAACCGTTCCAGAAGGGCGACATCGTCGTCGATGGCACCTCGATCGCCGATCCGAAGACCGACCTGCCGAAACTGCGCTCGCGGGTGGGCATGGTGTTCCAGCACTTCGAACTGTTCCCGCACCTGACCATCACCGAAAACCTGACCATCGCGCAGATCAAGGTGCTGGGACGCAGCAAGGAAGAGGCGACCAAGAAAGGCCTGCAACTGCTCGACCGCGTCGGCCTGTCGGCCCATGCGCACAAGCACCCCGGCCAACTCTCCGGTGGCCAGCAGCAGCGCGTGGCGATCGCCCGGGCACTGGCGATGGACCCGATCGTCATGCTGTTCGACGAACCGACCTCGGCCCTCGACCCGGAAATGGTCAACGAAGTGCTCGACGTGATGGTCCAGCTGGCCCAGGAAGGCATGACCATGATGTGCGTGACCCACGAGATGGGCTTCGCCCGCAAGGTCGCCAGCCGCGTGATCTTCATGGACCAGGGCAAGATCATCGAGGACTGCAACAAGGAAGAGTTCTTCGGCGATATCAACGCCCGCTCCGACCGTGCACAGCACTTCCTCGAGAAGATCCTGCAGCACTGA
- a CDS encoding glutamate/aspartate ABC transporter substrate-binding protein has translation MRIVPHILGAAIAAALISTPVSAAELTGTLKKIKESGTITLGHRDSSIPFSYIADASGKPVGYSHDIQLAIVEGIKKDLNLPDLKVKYNLVTSQTRIPLVQNGTVDVECGSTTNNAERAQQVDFSVGIFEIGTRLLSKKDSTYKDFADLKGKNVVTTAGTTSERILKAMNADKQMGMNVISAKDHGESFQMLEGGRAVAFMMDDALLAGEMAKAKKPTDWAVTGTPQSYEIYGCMVRKDDPAFKKAVDDAIVGLYKSGEINKIYDKWFTQPIPPKGLNLNFPMSKELKALIENPNDKPAPDAKI, from the coding sequence ATGCGCATCGTTCCCCATATCCTGGGCGCAGCAATCGCTGCCGCACTGATCAGCACTCCAGTTTCCGCTGCCGAACTGACCGGCACCCTGAAGAAGATCAAAGAGTCCGGGACCATCACCCTCGGGCATCGTGACAGTTCCATTCCGTTCTCCTACATCGCTGATGCATCCGGCAAGCCAGTGGGCTACTCCCACGACATCCAGCTGGCCATCGTCGAAGGCATCAAGAAAGACCTGAACCTGCCTGACCTGAAGGTCAAGTACAACCTGGTCACCTCCCAGACCCGTATCCCGCTGGTACAGAACGGCACCGTCGACGTCGAGTGTGGCTCCACCACCAACAACGCCGAGCGCGCCCAGCAGGTCGACTTCTCGGTCGGCATCTTCGAAATCGGTACCCGCCTGCTGTCGAAGAAGGATTCGACCTACAAGGACTTCGCCGACCTCAAGGGCAAGAACGTGGTGACCACCGCTGGCACCACCTCCGAGCGCATCCTCAAGGCGATGAACGCCGACAAGCAGATGGGCATGAACGTGATCTCCGCCAAGGACCACGGCGAGTCCTTCCAGATGCTCGAAGGCGGCCGTGCCGTCGCGTTCATGATGGACGACGCACTGCTGGCCGGCGAAATGGCCAAGGCCAAGAAACCGACCGACTGGGCCGTGACCGGTACGCCACAGTCCTACGAGATCTATGGCTGCATGGTCCGCAAGGACGACCCGGCCTTCAAAAAAGCCGTGGATGACGCCATCGTCGGCCTCTACAAGTCCGGCGAGATCAACAAGATCTACGACAAGTGGTTCACCCAGCCGATCCCGCCAAAAGGCCTGAACCTGAACTTCCCGATGAGCAAGGAGCTCAAGGCCCTGATCGAGAATCCGAACGACAAGCCAGCGCCTGACGCAAAGATCTGA
- a CDS encoding DeoR/GlpR family transcriptional regulator — translation MNLPPRQQQILELVRERGYVSIEEMAQLFVVTPQTIRRDINQLADSNLLRRYHGGAAYDSSVENTAYAMRADQMRDEKQRIAESIARQIPDHASLFINIGTTTESIARALLNHNHLKIITNNLHVASILSAKDDFEVQLAGGNVRRDGGVVGQASVDFINQFKVDFALVGISGIDEDGSLLDFDYQEVRVSQAIIANARQVILAADSSKFGRNAMVRLGPITLIDCLVTDQAPVPALAQLLNQHKIRLDVV, via the coding sequence ATGAATCTGCCTCCCCGCCAGCAGCAAATCCTCGAACTGGTCCGCGAACGCGGCTACGTCAGCATCGAGGAAATGGCCCAGCTGTTCGTCGTGACCCCGCAAACCATCCGCCGCGACATCAACCAGTTGGCGGACTCCAACCTGTTGCGTCGCTACCACGGCGGAGCCGCCTACGACTCCAGCGTGGAAAACACCGCCTACGCCATGCGCGCCGACCAGATGCGCGACGAAAAACAGCGGATCGCCGAATCCATCGCCCGGCAGATCCCTGATCACGCCTCGCTGTTCATCAATATCGGCACCACCACCGAATCGATCGCACGCGCACTGCTCAATCACAATCACCTGAAGATCATCACCAACAACCTGCACGTGGCCTCGATCCTCAGCGCCAAGGACGACTTCGAGGTGCAACTGGCCGGCGGCAACGTCCGCCGCGACGGCGGCGTGGTGGGCCAGGCCAGCGTCGACTTCATCAATCAATTCAAGGTCGACTTCGCCCTGGTGGGCATCAGCGGCATCGACGAGGATGGCAGCCTGCTGGATTTCGACTACCAGGAAGTCCGGGTATCCCAGGCGATCATCGCCAATGCCCGCCAGGTCATCCTGGCCGCCGACTCGAGCAAGTTCGGACGCAACGCCATGGTACGCCTGGGACCGATCACCCTGATCGACTGCCTGGTGACCGACCAGGCACCGGTGCCGGCCCTGGCGCAGTTGCTCAACCAGCACAAGATCCGCCTGGACGTGGTCTGA
- a CDS encoding sigma-54-dependent transcriptional regulator has protein sequence MLGCQQALSLEDIPCEGVSSAEAALERIGDNFPGIVISDIRLPGIDGLELLTRLKARDRSLPVVLITGHGDISMAVEAMRNGAYDFMEKPFSPERLVEVARRALEQRGLSREVWSLRRQLAERDSLEGRIIGRSPAMQNLRELIANVADTSANVLIEGETGTGKELVARCLHDFSRRQSQQFVALNCGGLPENLFESEIFGHEANAFTGAGKRRIGKIEHAHGGTLFLDEVESMPIPLQIKLLRVLQERTLERLGSNQSVAVDCRVIAATKSDLDELGKAGEFRSDLYYRLNVVTLELPPLRERREDILQLFEHFLQQSSLRFDRAAPELDNQTLSSLMSHDWPGNVRELRNVAERFALGLPAFKKTGNQSASGLGFAEAVEAFERNLLNDALQRSGGNLTQASQELGMAKTTLFDKVKKYGLSH, from the coding sequence CTGCTCGGCTGCCAGCAGGCGCTGTCCCTGGAGGACATTCCCTGTGAAGGCGTCTCCAGTGCCGAGGCGGCCCTGGAGCGGATCGGCGACAACTTCCCCGGTATCGTCATCAGCGACATCCGCCTGCCCGGCATCGATGGCCTGGAACTGCTGACCCGCCTCAAGGCTCGTGACCGCAGCCTGCCGGTGGTGTTGATCACCGGCCATGGCGACATCTCCATGGCCGTCGAGGCCATGCGCAACGGCGCCTACGACTTCATGGAAAAACCCTTCTCCCCCGAACGCCTGGTCGAGGTCGCGCGCCGCGCCCTGGAACAACGCGGCCTGTCGCGGGAAGTCTGGTCGTTGCGCCGGCAACTGGCCGAGCGCGACAGCCTGGAGGGGCGGATCATCGGTCGCTCGCCAGCCATGCAGAACCTGCGGGAACTGATCGCCAACGTCGCCGACACCTCGGCCAACGTGTTGATCGAGGGCGAGACCGGTACCGGCAAGGAACTGGTCGCCCGCTGCCTGCATGACTTCAGCCGGCGCCAGTCGCAACAGTTCGTCGCCCTGAACTGCGGTGGCCTGCCGGAAAACCTTTTCGAGAGCGAGATCTTCGGCCACGAGGCCAATGCCTTCACCGGGGCCGGCAAGCGTCGGATCGGCAAGATCGAGCACGCCCATGGCGGCACACTGTTTCTCGACGAAGTGGAAAGCATGCCGATCCCGCTGCAGATCAAGCTGCTACGGGTCCTGCAGGAACGCACCCTGGAACGCCTGGGCTCGAACCAGAGCGTCGCGGTGGACTGCCGGGTGATCGCCGCGACCAAGTCCGACCTTGACGAGCTGGGCAAGGCCGGCGAGTTCCGCAGCGACCTCTACTACCGCCTGAACGTGGTGACATTGGAGCTGCCGCCCCTGCGCGAGCGACGGGAAGACATCCTGCAACTGTTCGAACACTTCCTGCAGCAATCGTCGCTGCGCTTCGATCGCGCCGCGCCGGAACTCGACAACCAGACCCTGTCGAGCCTGATGAGTCACGACTGGCCGGGTAACGTACGCGAGTTGCGCAACGTTGCCGAACGCTTCGCCCTCGGCCTGCCAGCCTTCAAGAAAACCGGTAACCAGAGCGCCAGTGGCCTGGGCTTCGCCGAAGCGGTCGAAGCCTTCGAACGCAACCTGCTCAACGACGCCCTGCAGCGCAGTGGCGGCAACCTGACCCAGGCCAGCCAGGAACTGGGCATGGCCAAGACCACCCTGTTCGACAAAGTGAAAAAATACGGTTTGAGCCACTGA